A DNA window from Thiothrix subterranea contains the following coding sequences:
- a CDS encoding DUF433 domain-containing protein, whose amino-acid sequence MSMVVSDPAILGGALVFKATRVPVRNLFDYLLAGDSVKDFLEDFPTVSFEQIRYVLKSSLDTLR is encoded by the coding sequence ATGTCAATGGTAGTCAGTGACCCTGCGATTTTAGGTGGGGCATTAGTATTCAAAGCAACCCGCGTCCCCGTGCGCAACCTGTTTGATTACCTGCTGGCAGGCGACAGCGTGAAAGATTTCTTGGAAGACTTTCCTACCGTTTCTTTTGAACAAATCCGTTACGTGCTGAAAAGTTCTCTTGACACGTTACGATAG
- a CDS encoding DUF3419 family protein: MAGISDAMRDAVHQHAPTSLMGMQQRLFSFWFNSFIYNQIWEDPTVDMQALQLTSESRVLTIASGGCNVLNYLTASPAHITAIDLNPYHLSLTRLKLKALKYLPDHATFYDFFGYADRDTNPAHYEQYIRPHLDDALDGFWQGRSILGQKRIHMFRDGLYRQTRFGYFMRFLHWIARRTNYHPEKLLTATSLYEQKAIFQQHIAPFFDNKLVKFLGKLPMSVFSLGIPPQQYKAMKEQGNLIEQYRERVERLACDTPIQTNYFAWQGFSHSYDHEKRQAIPDYLKAENYDAIHSQLGKVDTHLGSMIDFLEQQAPHSYDRFVFLDAQDWMTDEVLTQLWTQVARVGKPGTRIIFRTAAAESPLETALPAELRSQFVYEAELSAQLFLQDRSAIYGGFHLYRKAD; encoded by the coding sequence ATGGCAGGTATTTCCGACGCAATGCGCGATGCTGTGCATCAACATGCCCCCACGTCTTTGATGGGGATGCAGCAACGTTTGTTCAGCTTTTGGTTCAATAGCTTCATCTACAACCAGATTTGGGAAGATCCCACAGTTGACATGCAAGCCTTGCAATTGACCTCAGAAAGCCGCGTACTGACAATTGCTTCGGGCGGCTGTAACGTGTTGAATTACCTGACCGCAAGCCCTGCGCATATCACCGCGATTGACCTGAACCCCTACCATTTGTCGTTGACGCGCTTGAAGTTAAAGGCATTGAAATACCTGCCGGATCACGCCACCTTCTACGATTTCTTTGGTTACGCTGACCGCGACACCAATCCGGCGCATTACGAGCAATACATCCGCCCGCATTTGGATGATGCGCTGGATGGATTCTGGCAAGGCCGCAGCATTCTGGGGCAAAAGCGCATTCATATGTTCCGTGACGGGCTGTATCGGCAAACGCGCTTCGGCTATTTCATGCGCTTCTTGCACTGGATTGCCCGCCGCACCAATTACCACCCCGAAAAGCTCCTCACCGCCACCAGTTTGTACGAACAGAAAGCGATTTTCCAGCAACACATTGCGCCGTTCTTCGACAATAAACTGGTGAAGTTTTTGGGCAAATTGCCGATGTCGGTGTTCAGCCTTGGCATTCCGCCACAGCAATACAAGGCGATGAAGGAACAGGGCAATCTGATTGAGCAATACCGCGAGCGTGTCGAACGCTTGGCGTGTGATACCCCGATTCAGACTAACTATTTTGCATGGCAAGGTTTTAGCCACAGCTATGACCACGAAAAGCGTCAAGCGATTCCTGATTACCTGAAAGCTGAAAACTACGACGCTATCCACAGCCAGTTGGGCAAGGTCGATACGCACCTCGGTTCCATGATCGACTTCCTTGAGCAGCAAGCTCCGCACAGTTACGACCGTTTCGTGTTCCTCGATGCGCAAGACTGGATGACGGATGAAGTCCTCACCCAGTTGTGGACGCAAGTTGCCCGCGTGGGCAAGCCGGGAACGCGGATTATCTTCCGTACCGCCGCCGCCGAATCACCGTTGGAAACTGCGTTGCCCGCCGAATTACGTAGCCAGTTTGTGTACGAGGCTGAGCTTTCCGCGCAATTATTCCTGCAAGACCGTTCGGCGATTTACGGTGGTTTCCACCTCTACCGCAAGGCCGATTGA
- a CDS encoding class I SAM-dependent methyltransferase, translating to MDAAQKMDQQYRYQRYVYDWSRKYYLLGRDALLAEIPLQPGETVLEIGCGTGRNLTKLAYRQPQAKLYGMDASAMMLDTARDNLRNTLYAQQITLQQGLAGQVDHTTFGLEKPFDHLVFSYVLSMIPGWQDALEHALSILKPGGCLHVVDFSDQQTMPAWCRKLLLQWLDWFNVHPDPAVPAYLEQMAARQQYDQLRIRHLSGRYAVLAHYQKGGIPNDHQPELPQISQYLDF from the coding sequence ATGGATGCCGCACAAAAAATGGATCAGCAGTACCGTTACCAGCGGTACGTTTACGACTGGTCGCGCAAGTATTATTTACTGGGGCGAGATGCCTTGCTGGCGGAAATTCCGTTGCAGCCGGGCGAAACTGTGCTGGAAATCGGCTGCGGCACGGGGCGTAATTTAACCAAGCTGGCTTACCGGCAACCGCAAGCCAAACTCTACGGCATGGATGCGTCCGCAATGATGCTGGATACTGCCCGTGACAATTTGCGTAACACCTTGTATGCGCAACAAATTACCTTGCAGCAAGGCTTGGCGGGGCAGGTCGATCACACCACCTTCGGGCTGGAGAAACCGTTTGATCACCTTGTGTTTTCGTATGTGCTGTCGATGATCCCCGGTTGGCAGGATGCGCTCGAACATGCCTTAAGCATCCTCAAACCCGGTGGTTGTTTGCATGTGGTGGATTTTTCCGACCAGCAAACCATGCCCGCCTGGTGCCGCAAACTGCTGTTGCAGTGGTTGGATTGGTTCAACGTCCACCCTGATCCGGCAGTCCCGGCGTATTTGGAGCAAATGGCAGCCCGTCAGCAATATGACCAGTTGCGTATCCGCCACCTGAGTGGGCGTTACGCAGTGCTTGCGCATTACCAGAAAGGGGGGATTCCCAATGACCATCAACCAGAACTTCCGCAAATATCGCAGTATCTGGATTTCTGA
- a CDS encoding UDP-2,3-diacylglucosamine diphosphatase, whose amino-acid sequence MTINQNFRKYRSIWISDTHLGSRGCKAEFLLDFLQHNQADHLYLVGDIIDGWALRKRWYWDTFHDQILHLLFERAQRGTQVTYVSGNHDEFLRPFIHHRVTAISLEDEVVHTTADGRKFLVLHGDQFDGVMQFTRWLAILGDWIYERLLVVNNVYNRLRRRMGYPYWSLSAYLKHKTKSAVNFISAFEETLAKEAKKRQLDGIICGHIHHAEIRDIDGVLYCNDGDWVESCTALVEEWDGSLQVVRWVEARSRSADFDYAQPAPQFAP is encoded by the coding sequence ATGACCATCAACCAGAACTTCCGCAAATATCGCAGTATCTGGATTTCTGATACGCACCTCGGTTCACGCGGGTGCAAAGCCGAGTTTCTGCTCGATTTCCTGCAACACAATCAAGCCGATCATTTGTATTTGGTCGGCGATATTATCGACGGTTGGGCATTACGCAAACGTTGGTATTGGGATACGTTCCATGACCAGATTTTGCACTTGCTGTTTGAACGGGCGCAACGCGGCACGCAAGTGACCTACGTGAGTGGTAATCACGATGAATTTTTGCGTCCGTTTATCCATCACCGCGTTACGGCGATCAGTTTGGAAGACGAAGTGGTGCATACCACGGCAGATGGGCGCAAGTTTTTGGTGCTGCATGGCGACCAGTTCGATGGCGTAATGCAGTTTACGCGGTGGCTGGCGATCCTCGGCGACTGGATTTACGAGCGTTTGCTGGTGGTGAACAATGTGTACAACCGTTTGCGGCGGCGCATGGGGTATCCGTATTGGTCACTCTCGGCGTATCTCAAGCACAAAACCAAGTCGGCGGTGAATTTTATCTCGGCATTTGAGGAAACGCTGGCGAAAGAGGCGAAGAAGCGTCAGTTGGATGGGATTATTTGCGGGCATATCCACCATGCTGAAATCCGCGATATTGACGGGGTATTGTATTGCAACGACGGCGATTGGGTGGAAAGTTGCACCGCGCTGGTGGAAGAGTGGGATGGGAGTTTGCAGGTGGTGCGTTGGGTAGAAGCCCGAAGTCGGTCTGCTGACTTCGACTACGCTCAGCCAGCACCACAGTTCGCGCCCTGA
- a CDS encoding substrate-binding domain-containing protein, with the protein MKQLTLAVVLGLAAAAGVAQARDNIEIVGSSTVYPFSTAVAEQFAKKTGMAAPKVESTGTGGGMKLFCAGAGVETPDITNASRRMKKSEMDACIKNGVTEVTEVKVGFDGIAVANAKSAPAIPLSRRELYLALAKDVPTGPNGELQPNTYTTWKQVNPSLPDTKIVVMGPPPTSGTRDALAELGLSKGCALFKGMPEMKKADKKAYEKACTTVREDGHYIEMGENDNLIVQKLQADPQAVGIFGYSFLEQNMDTLKAATIDGKEISYEAISNGSYPLSRLLFFYVKNSHVGQVAGIKEFIAEFTSEEALGRDGYLADKGLVALPDNQKAETVASANALKPVSVSELK; encoded by the coding sequence ATGAAACAACTCACTTTGGCAGTCGTATTGGGTCTAGCGGCTGCTGCTGGCGTTGCACAAGCACGCGACAACATTGAAATCGTCGGTTCTTCCACGGTATACCCTTTCTCTACCGCAGTCGCTGAACAATTTGCCAAGAAAACTGGCATGGCTGCTCCTAAGGTTGAATCCACTGGTACTGGCGGCGGCATGAAGTTGTTCTGTGCTGGCGCGGGCGTTGAAACTCCAGACATCACCAACGCTTCACGCCGCATGAAAAAGAGCGAGATGGATGCTTGCATCAAAAATGGCGTTACTGAAGTGACTGAAGTAAAAGTCGGATTCGATGGCATCGCGGTAGCAAACGCAAAATCTGCACCGGCTATCCCATTGTCACGCCGTGAACTGTACTTGGCTTTGGCTAAAGACGTTCCAACCGGCCCTAACGGTGAATTGCAACCTAACACTTACACAACGTGGAAACAGGTTAACCCTAGCTTGCCTGATACTAAAATCGTTGTCATGGGTCCGCCACCCACTTCTGGTACTCGTGACGCACTGGCTGAATTGGGTTTAAGCAAAGGTTGCGCACTGTTCAAAGGTATGCCAGAAATGAAAAAGGCTGACAAAAAAGCCTATGAAAAAGCGTGTACCACTGTGCGTGAAGACGGTCATTACATTGAAATGGGCGAAAACGACAACCTGATCGTGCAAAAGCTGCAAGCTGACCCACAAGCTGTCGGTATTTTCGGTTACAGCTTTCTTGAACAAAACATGGATACCTTGAAAGCCGCTACCATCGACGGCAAAGAAATCAGCTATGAAGCCATTTCTAATGGTAGCTACCCGCTTTCACGCTTATTGTTCTTCTACGTGAAAAACAGCCACGTTGGTCAAGTCGCTGGCATTAAAGAATTCATTGCTGAATTCACTAGCGAAGAGGCGCTGGGTAGAGACGGTTATTTAGCGGACAAAGGTCTGGTAGCACTTCCTGACAACCAAAAAGCTGAAACCGTTGCTTCTGCTAACGCACTGAAACCAGTGTCAGTAAGCGAACTGAAATAA
- a CDS encoding DMT family transporter, translated as MSYFYLALAIIAEVIATSSLRATEEFTKPIPTLIMVVGYGFAFYFMTLALRTLPLGFTYAVWSGLGIVLISVIGIVMYDERLDLPAVIGMGMIIAGVVIIQMFSKIVKH; from the coding sequence ATGTCTTATTTTTACCTTGCGCTTGCCATCATCGCTGAAGTCATTGCCACCAGTTCATTGCGGGCGACAGAAGAATTTACCAAGCCCATCCCTACCCTGATCATGGTCGTGGGTTACGGGTTTGCGTTTTATTTTATGACGCTCGCGCTGCGCACCCTGCCATTGGGGTTTACCTATGCAGTATGGTCAGGGCTGGGGATTGTGCTGATCAGCGTCATTGGCATTGTTATGTACGATGAACGGCTGGATTTACCCGCCGTTATCGGCATGGGCATGATCATTGCGGGCGTGGTTATTATCCAGATGTTTTCAAAAATCGTGAAACATTAA
- a CDS encoding isoamylase early set domain-containing protein — translation MSLKKQYLKTRPVCKVTFRIGKPAAQAVNTVHLVGDFNAWDRQATPMTALKNGEFTAMPEYQFRYLYDGCRWENDWEADGYVTNGVDGENSIVRV, via the coding sequence ATGAGCCTCAAAAAACAATACCTGAAAACTCGCCCAGTCTGCAAAGTCACCTTTCGCATCGGAAAACCTGCTGCACAAGCGGTCAATACTGTTCATTTGGTTGGTGATTTTAACGCTTGGGATAGGCAAGCAACCCCGATGACTGCGCTAAAAAATGGCGAATTCACCGCCATGCCGGAATACCAGTTTCGCTATTTGTATGACGGGTGTCGCTGGGAAAATGACTGGGAAGCCGATGGTTATGTGACCAACGGTGTGGACGGCGAGAATTCCATCGTTCGCGTGTGA
- a CDS encoding acetylxylan esterase: protein MPASFTHGFAFDPSYGYSLDDFLAVAVPPAPADFADFWQARYARALQVHPRPRITHTGTAQHGYEVYDLRYCSTDHCMIRGWVLIPQHQPVTRALVFGHGYGGCDGADFRLRPAGTALVFPCLRGLSRSQHPPISANPAFHVLHDIDKPDRYVIGGCVDDVWLAVSAAQMLFPAATGHIGYSGISFGGGIGALALPWDARIQRAHVNVPTFGNQPLRLQLPTIGSGAAVQRYQQQHGNVLNTLQYYDAANAAQWIQQPMHVAAALFDPAVAPPGQFAVYNALPGEKTLFVLEAGHFDYPKRVVQEQTLLQELEEFFALL from the coding sequence ATGCCTGCTAGTTTTACCCACGGTTTTGCTTTTGACCCCAGTTACGGGTATTCGCTGGATGATTTTCTGGCGGTTGCTGTGCCGCCTGCACCGGCTGATTTTGCGGATTTTTGGCAAGCGCGTTATGCCCGTGCTTTGCAAGTACATCCCCGCCCGCGTATCACCCACACAGGAACGGCGCAGCATGGCTATGAAGTGTACGATTTGCGCTATTGTTCCACCGACCATTGCATGATTCGCGGGTGGGTACTGATTCCGCAACACCAGCCGGTGACGCGGGCGCTGGTATTTGGACACGGTTACGGCGGTTGTGACGGCGCGGATTTTCGATTGCGACCGGCAGGCACGGCTTTGGTGTTTCCGTGTTTGCGGGGCTTATCGCGCAGCCAACATCCGCCGATTTCGGCGAATCCGGCGTTTCATGTGTTGCATGACATTGACAAGCCAGACCGCTATGTGATTGGCGGTTGTGTGGATGATGTGTGGCTGGCGGTGTCGGCGGCGCAAATGCTTTTTCCGGCGGCGACGGGGCATATTGGCTATTCCGGCATCAGTTTTGGGGGCGGGATTGGGGCATTGGCGTTGCCGTGGGATGCGCGGATTCAGCGGGCGCATGTGAATGTACCGACGTTTGGCAATCAGCCCTTGCGCTTGCAATTGCCGACGATTGGCAGCGGCGCGGCGGTGCAGCGTTACCAGCAGCAACACGGGAATGTGTTGAATACCTTGCAATATTATGATGCCGCGAATGCCGCGCAGTGGATTCAGCAGCCCATGCACGTTGCAGCAGCCTTGTTTGACCCCGCCGTTGCACCACCGGGGCAGTTTGCGGTGTACAACGCTTTGCCGGGGGAGAAAACGCTGTTTGTGCTGGAAGCTGGGCATTTTGATTACCCTAAGCGGGTGGTGCAGGAGCAGACGCTATTGCAAGAGTTGGAAGAGTTTTTCGCGCTATTGTAA
- a CDS encoding esterase family protein — MQREYHRWHSPRMGRTMELLVFGHAGAKVLVFPTRDGRFDEYEKLRIVQQLAHKINAGQLQLFCVDSVDHDALYCFWKQPAERIRRHMQFEDYILHKVLPFMQHKNQHPCTIAHGCSLGAFHAANIAFRHPHLFQKLSAFSGRYDLTMQTESFSDLFNGYYDDNIYFHTPTHFLPNLQCEGRLQHLRQMDIVLVIGKEDPFLGNNHYLSQILHGKGIRHQLHEWHERAHRGYYWRRMAPLYV; from the coding sequence ATGCAACGCGAATATCACCGCTGGCACAGCCCTCGCATGGGACGCACGATGGAATTGTTAGTCTTCGGGCACGCAGGCGCAAAGGTGTTGGTGTTCCCTACCCGCGACGGGCGTTTTGACGAATACGAAAAGTTGCGCATTGTGCAGCAACTTGCGCACAAGATTAACGCGGGGCAGTTGCAACTGTTTTGTGTGGATAGCGTGGATCACGATGCGCTGTATTGTTTTTGGAAACAGCCTGCCGAGCGCATCCGTCGTCACATGCAGTTCGAGGATTACATCCTGCATAAGGTGTTGCCGTTTATGCAGCACAAGAATCAGCACCCTTGCACCATTGCGCACGGCTGTAGTTTGGGAGCGTTTCATGCGGCGAATATCGCATTTCGGCATCCGCATTTGTTTCAGAAACTGAGTGCGTTTTCGGGGCGTTATGATTTGACGATGCAGACGGAAAGTTTCTCCGACCTGTTCAACGGGTATTATGACGACAATATCTATTTTCATACCCCGACGCATTTTTTGCCGAATTTGCAGTGTGAGGGGCGATTACAGCATTTGCGGCAAATGGATATTGTGCTGGTGATCGGTAAGGAAGATCCGTTTCTGGGTAATAATCATTATTTGAGCCAGATATTGCACGGCAAGGGTATTCGGCATCAGTTGCATGAGTGGCATGAGCGAGCGCACCGGGGCTATTACTGGCGGCGCATGGCGCCGTTGTACGTGTGA
- the ppk2 gene encoding polyphosphate kinase 2: protein MEFSEPMLSEEIRKIYKRQHPDMLDNRTYYTNLLRLQSELIKLQYWVEKTNAKVLIICEGRDSAGKGGVIKRITQRLNPRVARVVALQKPSDREMTQWYFQRYVPHLPAGGEIVLFDRSWYNRVGVERVMGFASDNQVEQFLQDVPEFERMLVRSGIIVLKYWFSITDEEQQLRFLTRIHDPMKQWKLSPMDLQSRVRWEDYTKAKEEMFERTNIPEAPWYIVEGNDKKRERLNCIEHILSKIPYEDVATEKVTLPERVFNPDYERRTLPDELYVPQIY from the coding sequence ATGGAATTCAGCGAACCCATGCTCAGCGAGGAAATCCGCAAAATCTACAAGCGCCAGCACCCGGATATGTTGGATAACCGCACTTATTACACCAACCTGCTGCGCCTCCAATCTGAGCTGATCAAGCTGCAATACTGGGTTGAGAAGACCAATGCTAAAGTGCTGATTATTTGCGAAGGGCGCGATTCCGCAGGTAAGGGCGGTGTCATCAAGCGCATTACCCAGCGTCTGAATCCGCGTGTTGCCCGTGTGGTGGCCTTGCAAAAGCCGAGCGACCGTGAAATGACCCAGTGGTATTTCCAGCGTTATGTGCCGCATCTGCCTGCTGGTGGTGAGATCGTGCTGTTTGACCGTTCTTGGTACAACCGTGTTGGGGTCGAGCGGGTAATGGGATTTGCGTCCGACAATCAGGTGGAACAATTTCTGCAAGACGTGCCGGAATTCGAGCGCATGTTGGTGCGTTCCGGCATTATTGTACTGAAATACTGGTTCTCGATTACGGATGAGGAGCAGCAATTGCGCTTTTTGACCCGCATTCATGATCCGATGAAACAGTGGAAACTCAGCCCGATGGATTTGCAATCGCGCGTGCGTTGGGAGGATTACACCAAGGCGAAGGAAGAAATGTTCGAGCGCACCAATATCCCGGAAGCGCCGTGGTACATCGTTGAGGGCAATGACAAGAAGCGCGAACGCCTTAACTGCATCGAGCATATTTTGTCGAAAATTCCGTATGAAGACGTTGCTACAGAGAAAGTGACGCTGCCGGAGCGGGTATTCAACCCGGATTATGAGCGTCGCACGTTGCCGGATGAGCTTTACGTGCCGCAGATTTATTGA
- a CDS encoding esterase-like activity of phytase family protein, protein MRLPIPLKLCALALAVTLGLSACNDNNNNSEISTGTDNTTPATSTTKNFNRVASFPVCLQLDADCNVADTTAAEIVTASTDGMTLIYSDSPSKSIGFVDITDPTKPKAAGKLKMSGEPTSVAVKGNYALVGVNTSTDFINASGKLDVVSLSSKTVIASLDLGGQPDSVAVSPDGNYAAIAIENERDESVNSGAIPQSPAGYLMIIDLKGEPSAWTSRKVDMSGLADVAPGDPEPEYVDINSNNVAVVTLQENNHIALVNLVDGKITKHFSAGAVDLDKIDTKEEAHALITTDGALSAVAREPDGVTWLSTDLFVTADEGDWLGGSRGFTIFNTKGEVVLAAGNSMEHQTIRMGHYPDDRSKNKGNEPENADSGTFESNKFLFVASERSNSVFVYNANDNSKPVLKQVLPAGSGPEGVLAIPSRNLLIAASEVDARADVIRSTLNIYRYEDKAAAYPTVMSGSDASGQPVAWGAMSGLAATPNDANAVYAIEDSVYQQNRIFKLDISSKPAKLSVAAKISDLNNVLGSLPVATVDAAAKADSDTRKDVFDSADLKAMINADKTVNLDPEGIAVASDGGFWIASEGAGTVGEAARPVNSANLLFKTDANGIIQQAIPLPADISSKQIRFGFEGVAEYNGRVYVAVQRAWNKEANPRIGIYDTATKTWSFVFYPLDAVASKNGGWVGLSDLTSLGNGQFLVVERDNQGGPDAAIKRLYRIDTNGVAAGATVAKTLVRDILPDLKATGSPVMEKIEGSAVLANGNVLIINDNDGVKDNNGETQLINLGNIIK, encoded by the coding sequence ATGCGCCTACCTATCCCCCTAAAACTGTGTGCCCTCGCGCTCGCGGTCACACTCGGCTTAAGTGCCTGCAACGATAACAATAACAACAGCGAAATCAGCACTGGCACGGATAACACCACCCCGGCAACCAGCACCACCAAAAATTTCAATCGCGTTGCCTCGTTTCCGGTGTGCCTGCAACTGGATGCTGATTGCAATGTTGCGGACACAACCGCCGCTGAAATCGTCACCGCCAGCACCGATGGCATGACACTGATTTACAGCGACAGCCCCAGCAAATCCATCGGTTTCGTCGACATCACCGACCCGACCAAGCCCAAAGCCGCAGGCAAGCTGAAAATGAGCGGCGAACCAACCTCCGTTGCCGTCAAAGGCAATTACGCGCTTGTCGGCGTCAATACCTCCACTGACTTCATCAATGCCAGCGGCAAACTGGATGTGGTCAGCTTAAGCAGCAAAACCGTCATTGCCTCCCTCGACCTTGGCGGTCAACCCGATTCCGTAGCGGTTAGCCCCGACGGTAATTACGCCGCGATTGCCATCGAAAATGAGCGCGATGAAAGCGTAAACAGTGGCGCAATTCCCCAATCACCCGCCGGTTATCTGATGATCATCGACCTCAAAGGCGAACCCAGCGCATGGACAAGCCGCAAAGTGGACATGAGCGGCTTAGCTGACGTTGCGCCCGGCGACCCAGAGCCGGAATACGTGGACATCAACAGCAATAACGTCGCGGTCGTGACCTTACAAGAAAACAACCACATTGCGTTGGTGAACTTGGTCGATGGCAAAATCACCAAGCACTTCAGTGCCGGTGCGGTAGACCTCGACAAAATCGACACCAAAGAAGAAGCGCATGCCCTGATTACCACCGATGGCGCATTGAGTGCGGTAGCGCGTGAACCGGATGGCGTAACTTGGTTATCGACCGATTTGTTCGTCACCGCTGACGAAGGCGACTGGTTAGGTGGCAGCCGTGGTTTCACCATTTTCAACACCAAAGGCGAAGTGGTATTGGCAGCGGGCAATAGCATGGAACATCAAACCATCCGCATGGGTCACTACCCGGATGACCGCTCCAAAAACAAAGGTAACGAACCGGAAAATGCCGATTCTGGCACTTTTGAATCCAATAAATTCCTGTTTGTCGCGTCCGAGCGTTCCAACTCAGTCTTCGTCTACAACGCCAATGACAACAGCAAACCTGTGCTGAAACAAGTGTTGCCAGCGGGTTCAGGGCCGGAAGGTGTGCTGGCGATTCCATCACGCAATTTGTTGATTGCTGCCAGCGAAGTCGATGCGCGTGCTGACGTGATTCGCTCAACGCTGAACATTTACCGTTACGAAGACAAAGCCGCTGCTTACCCAACCGTCATGTCCGGCAGTGATGCCAGCGGTCAGCCGGTAGCGTGGGGTGCAATGTCGGGTCTTGCCGCGACGCCGAATGATGCCAACGCGGTGTACGCGATCGAAGACAGCGTTTACCAGCAAAACCGCATTTTCAAACTGGATATTTCTAGCAAACCTGCCAAGTTAAGCGTTGCTGCCAAAATCAGCGACTTGAACAATGTGCTGGGAAGTTTGCCCGTTGCCACAGTTGATGCGGCTGCCAAAGCTGACAGCGATACCCGCAAAGACGTGTTTGACAGTGCCGATCTGAAAGCGATGATCAACGCCGACAAAACCGTCAACCTTGATCCCGAAGGCATTGCGGTTGCCAGCGATGGCGGTTTCTGGATTGCCTCCGAAGGTGCAGGCACGGTTGGTGAAGCAGCTCGCCCCGTCAATAGTGCTAACTTGCTGTTCAAGACCGATGCTAACGGCATTATCCAGCAAGCCATTCCGCTGCCAGCCGACATTAGTAGCAAGCAAATCCGTTTCGGCTTTGAAGGCGTGGCGGAATACAACGGGCGTGTCTATGTCGCGGTGCAACGTGCTTGGAACAAGGAAGCCAACCCACGCATCGGCATCTACGACACCGCGACCAAAACTTGGAGCTTTGTGTTTTACCCACTGGATGCGGTCGCGTCCAAAAACGGCGGCTGGGTGGGCTTGTCTGACCTGACTTCACTCGGTAACGGTCAATTCTTGGTGGTCGAGCGTGATAACCAAGGCGGGCCGGATGCTGCCATTAAACGCCTGTACCGCATCGACACCAACGGCGTAGCGGCTGGTGCAACCGTTGCCAAGACCTTGGTACGCGACATCCTGCCAGACCTGAAAGCCACTGGCAGCCCGGTCATGGAAAAGATCGAAGGTTCAGCCGTACTCGCTAACGGCAATGTGCTGATCATTAACGATAACGATGGCGTGAAAGACAATAACGGTGAAACCCAGTTGATCAACTTGGGCAATATCATCAAGTAA